One Methanomassiliicoccales archaeon DNA window includes the following coding sequences:
- a CDS encoding NADH-quinone oxidoreductase subunit C, protein MNSTGGLETSGSTEEAIVDAVRKTFPDGVTIGGIAPRRIFARADRAIIYKLCEFLKNELKFDHVSCVTGVDRIDRFQVVYHLSSYENRCVLEITVDIPHDDPEIDSVTPLWGGANWHEREAYDMFGIRFKNHPRLERIFLPEDTQYFPFRKDFKLGRQ, encoded by the coding sequence GTGAATTCTACTGGCGGTCTAGAGACATCAGGATCGACAGAGGAAGCGATTGTCGACGCCGTGCGAAAGACCTTTCCAGATGGCGTCACGATAGGAGGTATTGCGCCGAGAAGGATCTTCGCGAGGGCCGATAGGGCTATTATCTACAAACTGTGCGAATTCCTCAAGAATGAGTTGAAGTTCGATCATGTTTCCTGCGTGACTGGTGTTGATAGAATCGATCGTTTTCAGGTTGTTTATCATCTTTCATCCTATGAGAACCGTTGTGTTCTTGAAATCACCGTTGATATTCCTCACGACGATCCTGAAATAGACTCGGTTACGCCCCTCTGGGGCGGTGCCAACTGGCATGAGCGGGAGGCCTACGATATGTTTGGCATCCGCTTCAAGAACCACCCACGGCTTGAACGGATCTTCTTGCCAGAGGATACTCAGTACTTCCCGTTCAGGAAAGACTTCAAGTTGGGGAGGCAGTGA